GTGATCGCGGAGAACTTCGACGGCATCGCCCGCCGCTTCACCGACGCCTTCCGCGAGATCGAGCCGCAGATGACGGAGAGCGACGCCATCCGCGCCTATCTCCTGTCGCTCGGCGCCGGCATCGCGGCCGTGGGCATCGCCAACCGCGCGGGCCGCATGTCGGAAAGGTACGACCATCCCGAGACGGCAAAGCTGCTGCGCGCCGTCGTCGCTTTTTCGAGCGCCGGCGTCCGGGCCCTGATGCACGGGGACTGACCGACGAACTTCAAAGACGAACCGATCGAACCAAGGGAGGAAACCATGTTCGGTAAGACGCTTCTGAAATACACGCTCCTCGCCGCCGCCCTCGCCGCATCGACGGCGGGCGCGCGCGCCGAGACGATCGACGCGACCATCGTCGCCGGCCACCCGCCGGTGTTCCGCTGGGTCAAGCATGCCAGCCAGACCTTCATCCCCGCCGTCAACAAGGCGCTCGAGGGCAGCGGCCACGAGATCAAGTGGGACGAGCAGTACGGCGGCTCGCTGGCCAAGGTGGGCGACGAGCTCGAGGCGACCGAGGAAGGTCTCGCACAGGTCGGCGTCATCTCGTCGGTCTTCGACCCCGCCAAGCTGTCGCTGCAGAACGTGAGCTACTACACGCCCTTCGTGTCGAGCGACCCCGCCCTGGTGGCCAACACGGTCGACGGCCTGCATGCGTCGAACGCCGCCATGAAGGTGACCTGGGAGGAAAACGGCCTCGAATATCTCGGCGGCCCATCGGCGATCGACGACTACCTGCTGATGACCACCTTCCCGGTGAAGTCGATCGAGGATCTCAAGGGCAAGAAGATCGGCGCGCCCGGGCCGGCCGTGAACTGGCTCGCCGGCAGCGGCGCGGTCGGCGTCTCCGGCAACCTCACCACCTACTACAACGAGATCAAGACCGGCGTGTATGACGGCGTCATCGTCTTCGCCACCGCCGCCCTGCCCGGCAAGCTCTACGAGGTGGCTCCCTACGTGACCCGGATCGGCTTCGGCGCGCAGTATGCCGGCGCGCTGGCGGCCAACAAGGAGTGGTACGACGAGCAGCCGGAAGAGGTGCAGAAGGCGCTCAAGGCCGGCGCCGAAGCCTTCAAGACGGCCTACCTCGCCGATCTCGGCGCCGCACAGGAGGCCGCCCTGAAGGCCATGGCCGACCAGGGTGCGACGATCACCGAGGTCGACGACGCCTTCCGCCAGAAATGGGCTGCCGGCATGGACAACGTCGCGCAGACCTGGGCCAAGCAGGTCGACGGCGAAGGCAAGGCCGGCAGCGAGATCCTGAAGGCCTACATGGACGCCATCCGCGCCGCCGGCGGCAAGCCGGTGCGCGACTGGGACCAGGAATAGTCTGCGGTCCGAACACCCTCAGGCACCTTCGAAGGGGCGAACGTCCATGGCACATGGAGCGACGCCGGAGCCGACGAACGGCTCCGGCTGGGGCAGGCGCATCCGCGCCACCGCCGACATGATCTCGAACGGGCTCAACGTGATCGGCACGCTGCTGATCCTGGCGCTCGTCGTGCTGGTCAATGCCGACGTGCTCGGCCGGAACCTCTTCCTGGCGCCGATTTCGGGCGTGCCTGAAATCGTCTCGATGTCGATCGTGGCGATCGTCTTCCTGCAGGTCTCGCAGGCGTTCCGCATGGGACGGTTCACCCGCACCGACGCCCTGCTCGACGCCATCGCCCGACGCTCGCCGCGGCTGCGGGCGGCGGTCGAACTGATCTATGTCGCCGCCGCCCTGGCCCTCGTCTGGTTCCTCCTCTCCGCCAGCTGGCCCCTCTTCGAGAAGGCCTGGGAACGGGGCACCTATGTCGGGACGGTCGGCGACTTCACGGCTCCTGAATGGCCGGTGAAGCTGGTGATCCTCATCGGCTGCGCCGCCCTCATCATGCAGATGCTCATCGCCGGCGCGATCGCATTGTCCGGCCTCCTCGGGCGCGGGAACGGCGGAGCGGCCCGATGAGCTCCTTCGAGATCGGGCTCGCCACGCTCGGCGCCATGATCGTGCTGGTCTATGCCGGCCTGTGGGT
The nucleotide sequence above comes from Aquibium microcysteis. Encoded proteins:
- a CDS encoding C4-dicarboxylate TRAP transporter substrate-binding protein gives rise to the protein MFGKTLLKYTLLAAALAASTAGARAETIDATIVAGHPPVFRWVKHASQTFIPAVNKALEGSGHEIKWDEQYGGSLAKVGDELEATEEGLAQVGVISSVFDPAKLSLQNVSYYTPFVSSDPALVANTVDGLHASNAAMKVTWEENGLEYLGGPSAIDDYLLMTTFPVKSIEDLKGKKIGAPGPAVNWLAGSGAVGVSGNLTTYYNEIKTGVYDGVIVFATAALPGKLYEVAPYVTRIGFGAQYAGALAANKEWYDEQPEEVQKALKAGAEAFKTAYLADLGAAQEAALKAMADQGATITEVDDAFRQKWAAGMDNVAQTWAKQVDGEGKAGSEILKAYMDAIRAAGGKPVRDWDQE
- a CDS encoding TRAP transporter small permease subunit translates to MAHGATPEPTNGSGWGRRIRATADMISNGLNVIGTLLILALVVLVNADVLGRNLFLAPISGVPEIVSMSIVAIVFLQVSQAFRMGRFTRTDALLDAIARRSPRLRAAVELIYVAAALALVWFLLSASWPLFEKAWERGTYVGTVGDFTAPEWPVKLVILIGCAALIMQMLIAGAIALSGLLGRGNGGAAR